One region of Chanodichthys erythropterus isolate Z2021 chromosome 19, ASM2448905v1, whole genome shotgun sequence genomic DNA includes:
- the oat gene encoding ornithine aminotransferase, mitochondrial encodes MNSMKSLMRGVGRLTPTLTRAVHSGTRTSSSAASRAKFEERQLTSEEVFTREERYGAHNYHPLPVALERGEGVHVWDVEGRRYFDFLSAYSAVNQGHCHPKIIAALTAQASRLTLTSRAFYNDVLGAYEQYITSLFGYDKVLPMNTGVEGGETACKLARKWAYTVKGVPKYEAKIVFAMGNFWGRTMAAISSSTDPSSYDGFGPFMPGFELVPYNDVAALEKALQDPNVAAFMVEPIQGEAGVVVPDAGYLTKVRELCTKHNVLFIADEVQTGLARTGRRLAVDHEAVRPDLVVLGKALSGGVYPVSAVLCDDEVMLTIKPGEHGSTYGGNPLACRVAIAALEVLEEENLAENAERMGQILRAELNKLPRDIVSGVRGKGLLNAIIINETKDYDAWRVCLRLRDNGLLAKPTHGDIIRLAPPLIIKEDEVRECVDIISRTVMSF; translated from the exons ATGAACAGCATGAAGAGTCTGATGAGAGGTGTCGGGAGACTGACGCCCACCCTCACCcgtgcagtgcattctgggacgCGCACGTCCTCCTCCGCGGCCTCCAGAGCCAAATTCGAGGAGCGTCAGCTGACGTCAGAGGAGGTGTTCACTCGCGAGGAACGCTATGGCGCTCATAACTACCACCCGCTGCCCGTGGCCCTGGAGCGAGGAGAGG GGGTTCACGTGTGGGACGTGGAGGGGCGGCGCTACTTTGACTTCCTGAGCGCGTATAGCGCCGTGAACCAGGGTCACTGCCACCCGAAGATCATCGCCGCGCTCACGGCTCAGGCCTCCAGACTCACGCTCACGTCCAGGGCCTTCTACAACGACGTGCTGGGCGCCTACGAACAATACATCACCAGCCTGTTCGGATACGATAAAGTGCTGCCCATGAACACAG GTGTGGAGGGCGGAGAGACGGCCTGTAAACTGGCCCGTAAGTGGGCGTACACTGTCAAGGGCGTCCCGAAATATGAGGCAAAGATTGTTTTTGCGA TGGGGAATTTTTGGGGTCGTACGATGGCGGCCATCTCCAGCTCAACGGACCCCAGCAGTTACGACGGTTTTGGTCCATTCATGCCTGGATTCGAGCTGGTCCCGTATAATGATGTTGCTGCACTAGAG AAAGCGCTGCAGGATCCAAACGTGGCTGCGTTCATGGTGGAGCCCATCCAGGGTGAAGCGGGTGTCGTCGTCCCTGATGCTGGTTACCTCACTAAAGTCCGGGAGCTGTGCACTAAACACAAT GTTCTGTTCATTGCTGATGAGGTTCAGACCGGTCTGGCCCGTACTGGGCGGCGTTTGGCTGTGGATCATGAGGCAGTAAGACCAGATCTGGTGGTTCTGGGTAAAGCTCTGTCAGGAGGAGTGTATCCC gtgtCTGCTGTTCTGTGTGATGATGAGGTGATGTTGACCATCAAACCCGGAGAACATGGATCCACGTATGGAGGAAACCCTCTGGCCTGCCGCGTTGCCATCGCTGCTCTGgag GTTCTGGAGGAGGAGAATCTGGCTGAGAATGCTGAACGGATGGGTCAGATCCTGCGAGCCGAACTCAACAAACTGCCCCGAGACATCGTGAGCGGTGTGCGCGGGAAAGGCCTCCTTAACGCCATCATCATCAACGAGACTAAAG ATTACGACGCCTGGCGTGTGTGTCTTCGGCTCCGTGACAACGGCCTCCTGGCAAAGCCCACGCATGGTGACATCATCAGACTTGCTCCGCCCCTCATTATAAAAGAAGATGAGGTCAGAGAGTGCGTGGACATCATCAGCAGGACCGTCATGTCGTTTTAA
- the lhpp gene encoding phospholysine phosphohistidine inorganic pyrophosphate phosphatase isoform X3 — MRMRTCVSSMAAGGNMEWLKSVKGVILDMCGVLYDSGEGGGQAIHGSIEAVKRLMDSGLIVRFCTNETQNTREKFVQKLRAMGFDISVSHVFSPAPALVRILRERRLRPHLLVHDDLMPEFDDVDTSSPNCVVIGDAADKFSYQNLNEAFRVLIGLEKPLLFSLGQGRYYKETDGLKLDVGVFMKALEVNTVNEYACDVQAEVVGKPSADFFQTVLNDMSLQPHEAVMIGDDLLNDVGGAQRCGMKGIQVRTGKYRPSDEKHPSVRADGYVDDLAAATDAILTNP, encoded by the exons ATGCGCATGCGCACGTGCGTCAGCAGCATGGCTGCAGGGGGCAATATGGAGTGGCTGAAGAGTGTTAAAGGAGTGATTTTGGACATGTGTGGAGTTCTGTATGATAGTGGAGAGGGTGGAGGGCAAGCGATACACGGATCTATAGAAGCAGTGAAGcg GCTGATGGATTCGGGTCTGATCGTGCGCTTCTGCACTAATGAGACTCAGAACACCCGTGAGAAGTTCGTGCAGAAGCTGCGCGCGATGGGCTTTGACATCAGCGTCAGTCACGTGTTCTCGCCTGCGCCTGCGCTCGTGCGCATCCTCAGAGAGAGACGCCTGCGGCCACACCTGCTGGTGCACGACG ATCTGATGCCAGAGTTTGATGACGTGGACACAAGTTCTCCAAACTGTGTTGTGATTGGAGACGCGGCGGATAAATTCTCCTACCAGAACCTGAACGAAGCCTTCCGTGTTCTGATTGGACTGGAGAAACCGCTGCTCTTCTCGCTGGGGCAAGG ACGCTACTATAAGGAGACGGACGGTCTGAAGCTGGACGTGGGCGTTTTTATGAAGGCGCTTGAGGTGAATACAGTCAATGAA TACGCCTGTGACGTCCAGGCCGAGGTGGTGGGGAAACCATCCGCAGATTTCTTCCAGACAGTCCTGAACGACATGAGCCTGCAGCCGCACGAG gctGTGATGATCGGTGATGATCTGCTCAATGATGTTGGTGGAGCTCAGCGCTGCGGGATGAAGGGCATACAAGTCAGAACCGGCAaatacag GCCGAGCGACGAGAAGCACCCGAGCGTGAGAGCCGACGGATACGTGGACGACCTCGCCGCCGCCACGGACGCCATCCTGACCAATCCCTGA
- the lhpp gene encoding phospholysine phosphohistidine inorganic pyrophosphate phosphatase isoform X4, protein MRMRTCVSSMAAGGNMEWLKSVKGVILDMCGVLYDSGEGGGQAIHGSIEAVKRLMDSGLIVRFCTNETQNTREKFVQKLRAMGFDISVSHVFSPAPALVRILRERRLRPHLLVHDDLMPEFDDVDTSSPNCVVIGDAADKFSYQNLNEAFRVLIGLEKPLLFSLGQGRYYKETDGLKLDVGVFMKALEYACDVQAEVVGKPSADFFQTVLNDMSLQPHEAVMIGDDLLNDVGGAQRCGMKGIQVRTGKYRPSDEKHPSVRADGYVDDLAAATDAILTNP, encoded by the exons ATGCGCATGCGCACGTGCGTCAGCAGCATGGCTGCAGGGGGCAATATGGAGTGGCTGAAGAGTGTTAAAGGAGTGATTTTGGACATGTGTGGAGTTCTGTATGATAGTGGAGAGGGTGGAGGGCAAGCGATACACGGATCTATAGAAGCAGTGAAGcg GCTGATGGATTCGGGTCTGATCGTGCGCTTCTGCACTAATGAGACTCAGAACACCCGTGAGAAGTTCGTGCAGAAGCTGCGCGCGATGGGCTTTGACATCAGCGTCAGTCACGTGTTCTCGCCTGCGCCTGCGCTCGTGCGCATCCTCAGAGAGAGACGCCTGCGGCCACACCTGCTGGTGCACGACG ATCTGATGCCAGAGTTTGATGACGTGGACACAAGTTCTCCAAACTGTGTTGTGATTGGAGACGCGGCGGATAAATTCTCCTACCAGAACCTGAACGAAGCCTTCCGTGTTCTGATTGGACTGGAGAAACCGCTGCTCTTCTCGCTGGGGCAAGG ACGCTACTATAAGGAGACGGACGGTCTGAAGCTGGACGTGGGCGTTTTTATGAAGGCGCTTGAG TACGCCTGTGACGTCCAGGCCGAGGTGGTGGGGAAACCATCCGCAGATTTCTTCCAGACAGTCCTGAACGACATGAGCCTGCAGCCGCACGAG gctGTGATGATCGGTGATGATCTGCTCAATGATGTTGGTGGAGCTCAGCGCTGCGGGATGAAGGGCATACAAGTCAGAACCGGCAaatacag GCCGAGCGACGAGAAGCACCCGAGCGTGAGAGCCGACGGATACGTGGACGACCTCGCCGCCGCCACGGACGCCATCCTGACCAATCCCTGA
- the lhpp gene encoding phospholysine phosphohistidine inorganic pyrophosphate phosphatase isoform X2 codes for MRMRTCVSSMAAGGNMEWLKSVKGVILDMCGVLYDSGEGGGQAIHGSIEAVKRLMDSGLIVRFCTNETQNTREKFVQKLRAMGFDISVSHVFSPAPALVRILRERRLRPHLLVHDDLMPEFDDVDTSSPNCVVIGDAADKFSYQNLNEAFRVLIGLEKPLLFSLGQGRYYKETDGLKLDVGVFMKALEYACDVQAEVVGKPSADFFQTVLNDMSLQPHEVVLQLCSRSGLWYSELRSPCSPCFCVCVCQAVMIGDDLLNDVGGAQRCGMKGIQVRTGKYRPSDEKHPSVRADGYVDDLAAATDAILTNP; via the exons ATGCGCATGCGCACGTGCGTCAGCAGCATGGCTGCAGGGGGCAATATGGAGTGGCTGAAGAGTGTTAAAGGAGTGATTTTGGACATGTGTGGAGTTCTGTATGATAGTGGAGAGGGTGGAGGGCAAGCGATACACGGATCTATAGAAGCAGTGAAGcg GCTGATGGATTCGGGTCTGATCGTGCGCTTCTGCACTAATGAGACTCAGAACACCCGTGAGAAGTTCGTGCAGAAGCTGCGCGCGATGGGCTTTGACATCAGCGTCAGTCACGTGTTCTCGCCTGCGCCTGCGCTCGTGCGCATCCTCAGAGAGAGACGCCTGCGGCCACACCTGCTGGTGCACGACG ATCTGATGCCAGAGTTTGATGACGTGGACACAAGTTCTCCAAACTGTGTTGTGATTGGAGACGCGGCGGATAAATTCTCCTACCAGAACCTGAACGAAGCCTTCCGTGTTCTGATTGGACTGGAGAAACCGCTGCTCTTCTCGCTGGGGCAAGG ACGCTACTATAAGGAGACGGACGGTCTGAAGCTGGACGTGGGCGTTTTTATGAAGGCGCTTGAG TACGCCTGTGACGTCCAGGCCGAGGTGGTGGGGAAACCATCCGCAGATTTCTTCCAGACAGTCCTGAACGACATGAGCCTGCAGCCGCACGAGGTCGTATTACAGTTGTGCTCCAGATCCGGACTGTGGTATTCTGAGCTCCGTTCACCATGTTCAccgtgtttctgtgtgtgtgtgtgtcaggctGTGATGATCGGTGATGATCTGCTCAATGATGTTGGTGGAGCTCAGCGCTGCGGGATGAAGGGCATACAAGTCAGAACCGGCAaatacag GCCGAGCGACGAGAAGCACCCGAGCGTGAGAGCCGACGGATACGTGGACGACCTCGCCGCCGCCACGGACGCCATCCTGACCAATCCCTGA
- the lhpp gene encoding phospholysine phosphohistidine inorganic pyrophosphate phosphatase isoform X1 gives MRMRTCVSSMAAGGNMEWLKSVKGVILDMCGVLYDSGEGGGQAIHGSIEAVKRLMDSGLIVRFCTNETQNTREKFVQKLRAMGFDISVSHVFSPAPALVRILRERRLRPHLLVHDDLMPEFDDVDTSSPNCVVIGDAADKFSYQNLNEAFRVLIGLEKPLLFSLGQGRYYKETDGLKLDVGVFMKALEVNTVNEYACDVQAEVVGKPSADFFQTVLNDMSLQPHEVVLQLCSRSGLWYSELRSPCSPCFCVCVCQAVMIGDDLLNDVGGAQRCGMKGIQVRTGKYRPSDEKHPSVRADGYVDDLAAATDAILTNP, from the exons ATGCGCATGCGCACGTGCGTCAGCAGCATGGCTGCAGGGGGCAATATGGAGTGGCTGAAGAGTGTTAAAGGAGTGATTTTGGACATGTGTGGAGTTCTGTATGATAGTGGAGAGGGTGGAGGGCAAGCGATACACGGATCTATAGAAGCAGTGAAGcg GCTGATGGATTCGGGTCTGATCGTGCGCTTCTGCACTAATGAGACTCAGAACACCCGTGAGAAGTTCGTGCAGAAGCTGCGCGCGATGGGCTTTGACATCAGCGTCAGTCACGTGTTCTCGCCTGCGCCTGCGCTCGTGCGCATCCTCAGAGAGAGACGCCTGCGGCCACACCTGCTGGTGCACGACG ATCTGATGCCAGAGTTTGATGACGTGGACACAAGTTCTCCAAACTGTGTTGTGATTGGAGACGCGGCGGATAAATTCTCCTACCAGAACCTGAACGAAGCCTTCCGTGTTCTGATTGGACTGGAGAAACCGCTGCTCTTCTCGCTGGGGCAAGG ACGCTACTATAAGGAGACGGACGGTCTGAAGCTGGACGTGGGCGTTTTTATGAAGGCGCTTGAGGTGAATACAGTCAATGAA TACGCCTGTGACGTCCAGGCCGAGGTGGTGGGGAAACCATCCGCAGATTTCTTCCAGACAGTCCTGAACGACATGAGCCTGCAGCCGCACGAGGTCGTATTACAGTTGTGCTCCAGATCCGGACTGTGGTATTCTGAGCTCCGTTCACCATGTTCAccgtgtttctgtgtgtgtgtgtgtcaggctGTGATGATCGGTGATGATCTGCTCAATGATGTTGGTGGAGCTCAGCGCTGCGGGATGAAGGGCATACAAGTCAGAACCGGCAaatacag GCCGAGCGACGAGAAGCACCCGAGCGTGAGAGCCGACGGATACGTGGACGACCTCGCCGCCGCCACGGACGCCATCCTGACCAATCCCTGA
- the lhpp gene encoding phospholysine phosphohistidine inorganic pyrophosphate phosphatase isoform X5: protein MDSGLIVRFCTNETQNTREKFVQKLRAMGFDISVSHVFSPAPALVRILRERRLRPHLLVHDDLMPEFDDVDTSSPNCVVIGDAADKFSYQNLNEAFRVLIGLEKPLLFSLGQGRYYKETDGLKLDVGVFMKALEVNTVNEYACDVQAEVVGKPSADFFQTVLNDMSLQPHEVVLQLCSRSGLWYSELRSPCSPCFCVCVCQAVMIGDDLLNDVGGAQRCGMKGIQVRTGKYRPSDEKHPSVRADGYVDDLAAATDAILTNP, encoded by the exons ATGGATTCGGGTCTGATCGTGCGCTTCTGCACTAATGAGACTCAGAACACCCGTGAGAAGTTCGTGCAGAAGCTGCGCGCGATGGGCTTTGACATCAGCGTCAGTCACGTGTTCTCGCCTGCGCCTGCGCTCGTGCGCATCCTCAGAGAGAGACGCCTGCGGCCACACCTGCTGGTGCACGACG ATCTGATGCCAGAGTTTGATGACGTGGACACAAGTTCTCCAAACTGTGTTGTGATTGGAGACGCGGCGGATAAATTCTCCTACCAGAACCTGAACGAAGCCTTCCGTGTTCTGATTGGACTGGAGAAACCGCTGCTCTTCTCGCTGGGGCAAGG ACGCTACTATAAGGAGACGGACGGTCTGAAGCTGGACGTGGGCGTTTTTATGAAGGCGCTTGAGGTGAATACAGTCAATGAA TACGCCTGTGACGTCCAGGCCGAGGTGGTGGGGAAACCATCCGCAGATTTCTTCCAGACAGTCCTGAACGACATGAGCCTGCAGCCGCACGAGGTCGTATTACAGTTGTGCTCCAGATCCGGACTGTGGTATTCTGAGCTCCGTTCACCATGTTCAccgtgtttctgtgtgtgtgtgtgtcaggctGTGATGATCGGTGATGATCTGCTCAATGATGTTGGTGGAGCTCAGCGCTGCGGGATGAAGGGCATACAAGTCAGAACCGGCAaatacag GCCGAGCGACGAGAAGCACCCGAGCGTGAGAGCCGACGGATACGTGGACGACCTCGCCGCCGCCACGGACGCCATCCTGACCAATCCCTGA
- the fam53b gene encoding protein FAM53B isoform X2, with amino-acid sequence MSQALFSCGIMESGRWPEVCGVQQRPMGSSLESLWDTVRETGATGSISGLLRDLSLSEAPSPGSAAPPSKRQCRSLSCSDELGCRSSWRPQGSRVWTAVEKRRCHSGGSVHRGAFAPSGFPAMQRSSSFSLPTRTEPFGHGFSFSASPQTPQPLYLSHEQICPTEPSSPESTPELERRSSQGGLARSRSQPCVHNDKKIGVKRRRPSDSHKQRPSLDLLKMTQKLQDFHSLSCPGFTGDDQTLPCSNLTLHDEGDVTSDRTQRGTKEDAVIHQSEGSWPGAKERECLWAGLCSRRGRDVFQLGGELDIEQIERN; translated from the exons ATGAGCCAGGCCCTCTTCTCCTGCGGAATCATGG agtCCGGACGGTGGCCGGAGGTGTGTGGCGTCCAGCAGCGGCCCATGGGCTCCAGCCTGGAGAGCCTGTGGGACACCGTGCGCGAGACGGGCGCCACGGGAAGCATCAGCGGTTTGCTGCGTGATCTGAGTCTGAGCGAAGCGCCCTCTCCTGGCAGCGCCGCCCCGCCCAGCAAACGCCAGTGCCGCTCGCTCTCCTGCTCCGACGAGCTGGGCTGTCGCTCATCATGGCGGCCGCAGGGCTCGCGTGTGTGGACGGCCGTGGAGAAGCGCCGCTGCCACAGCGGGGGAAGTGTTCATCGCGGAGCCTTCGCTCCGTCCGGGTTTCCCGCCATGCAGCGCagctccagcttcagtctgccGACACGCACCGAACCCTTCGGCCACGGCTTCTCTTTCTCCGCTTCCCCCCAGACGCCGCAGCCTCTCTACCTCTCGCACGAACAGATCTGCCCGACCGAGCCCAGCTCGCCCGAATCAACACCCGAGCTGGAGCGTCGCAGCAGTCAGGGCGGACTGGCCCGCAGCCGATCGCAACCCTGCGTCCACAACGACAAGAAGATTGGCGTGAAGCGGAGGAGACCGTCGGACTCTCACAAACAGAGGCCTTCATTGGACCTGCTCAAGATgacacag AAGCTGCAGGACTTTCACAGTCTCAGCTGTCCAGGATTCACCGGCGATGACCAAACGCTTCCATGCAGCAACCTGACGCTCCACGATGAAGGCGACGTCACATCTGACCGGACTCAGCGCGGCACCAAAGAGGACGCCGTCATCCACCAATCCGAGGGCAGCTGGCCGGGAGCGAAGGAGCGTGAGTGTCTGTGGGCGGGGCTGTGCAGCCGGAGGGGGCGGGACGTATTCCAGCTGGGTGGAGAACTGGACATCGAGCAGATTGAGAGAAACTGA
- the fam53b gene encoding protein FAM53B isoform X1 encodes MCVAMVIIHTKTLEKKAVDDVTSKESLQLHEPPTMSQALFSCGIMESGRWPEVCGVQQRPMGSSLESLWDTVRETGATGSISGLLRDLSLSEAPSPGSAAPPSKRQCRSLSCSDELGCRSSWRPQGSRVWTAVEKRRCHSGGSVHRGAFAPSGFPAMQRSSSFSLPTRTEPFGHGFSFSASPQTPQPLYLSHEQICPTEPSSPESTPELERRSSQGGLARSRSQPCVHNDKKIGVKRRRPSDSHKQRPSLDLLKMTQKLQDFHSLSCPGFTGDDQTLPCSNLTLHDEGDVTSDRTQRGTKEDAVIHQSEGSWPGAKERECLWAGLCSRRGRDVFQLGGELDIEQIERN; translated from the exons atGTGTGTTGCCATGGTAATTATTCACACTAAAACACTGGAAAAGAAGGCCGTCGATGATGTAACATCCAAAGAGTCTCTGCAGCTG CATGAGCCACCAACCATGAGCCAGGCCCTCTTCTCCTGCGGAATCATGG agtCCGGACGGTGGCCGGAGGTGTGTGGCGTCCAGCAGCGGCCCATGGGCTCCAGCCTGGAGAGCCTGTGGGACACCGTGCGCGAGACGGGCGCCACGGGAAGCATCAGCGGTTTGCTGCGTGATCTGAGTCTGAGCGAAGCGCCCTCTCCTGGCAGCGCCGCCCCGCCCAGCAAACGCCAGTGCCGCTCGCTCTCCTGCTCCGACGAGCTGGGCTGTCGCTCATCATGGCGGCCGCAGGGCTCGCGTGTGTGGACGGCCGTGGAGAAGCGCCGCTGCCACAGCGGGGGAAGTGTTCATCGCGGAGCCTTCGCTCCGTCCGGGTTTCCCGCCATGCAGCGCagctccagcttcagtctgccGACACGCACCGAACCCTTCGGCCACGGCTTCTCTTTCTCCGCTTCCCCCCAGACGCCGCAGCCTCTCTACCTCTCGCACGAACAGATCTGCCCGACCGAGCCCAGCTCGCCCGAATCAACACCCGAGCTGGAGCGTCGCAGCAGTCAGGGCGGACTGGCCCGCAGCCGATCGCAACCCTGCGTCCACAACGACAAGAAGATTGGCGTGAAGCGGAGGAGACCGTCGGACTCTCACAAACAGAGGCCTTCATTGGACCTGCTCAAGATgacacag AAGCTGCAGGACTTTCACAGTCTCAGCTGTCCAGGATTCACCGGCGATGACCAAACGCTTCCATGCAGCAACCTGACGCTCCACGATGAAGGCGACGTCACATCTGACCGGACTCAGCGCGGCACCAAAGAGGACGCCGTCATCCACCAATCCGAGGGCAGCTGGCCGGGAGCGAAGGAGCGTGAGTGTCTGTGGGCGGGGCTGTGCAGCCGGAGGGGGCGGGACGTATTCCAGCTGGGTGGAGAACTGGACATCGAGCAGATTGAGAGAAACTGA